The following coding sequences are from one Mesorhizobium onobrychidis window:
- a CDS encoding ceramidase, which produces MWQTLLTPVDLYCERVGPELWAEPVNALTNLAFLVAGLWGVREVRRRGTGIFAEVLAWWVVAIGIGSALFHTFANHGTVWADVLPIAGFTLAYTLFNLRRFLGMKWGKAVAIFVAFYAVAGLLTWAVPDWLRQVSNGTTGYLPPFLALAFFGAWVAASGNRAGWYNLAGSAIFVVSVIFRMIDPLVCGSFPLGTHFLWHILNGLMLGVLLAAAARFGAPKLGQ; this is translated from the coding sequence ATGTGGCAAACTCTCCTGACGCCGGTCGACCTGTACTGCGAGCGGGTCGGGCCGGAGCTCTGGGCCGAGCCGGTCAACGCACTGACCAATCTGGCTTTTCTTGTCGCCGGGCTGTGGGGTGTCCGGGAGGTGCGCCGGCGCGGCACCGGCATCTTCGCCGAAGTGCTGGCCTGGTGGGTGGTGGCGATCGGCATCGGCTCGGCGCTGTTCCACACCTTTGCCAACCATGGCACGGTCTGGGCCGACGTGCTGCCGATCGCCGGGTTCACTCTGGCCTACACGCTGTTCAACCTGCGCCGTTTCCTCGGCATGAAATGGGGCAAGGCGGTCGCCATCTTCGTCGCCTTCTATGCCGTCGCCGGGCTTTTGACCTGGGCCGTGCCGGACTGGCTGCGCCAGGTATCGAACGGCACGACCGGCTATCTGCCGCCCTTCCTGGCGCTCGCCTTCTTCGGCGCCTGGGTGGCGGCGAGCGGCAACCGCGCCGGCTGGTACAATCTGGCGGGCTCGGCGATCTTCGTCGTGTCGGTCATCTTCAGGATGATCGATCCGCTGGTCTGCGGCAGCTTCCCGCTCGGCACGCATTTCCTGTGGCACATCCTCAACGGGCTGATGCTCGGTGTGCTGCTGGCGGCGGCGGCGCGTTTCGGGGCGCCGAAATTAGGGCAGTAA
- a CDS encoding DsbE family thiol:disulfide interchange protein, whose protein sequence is MSMETKTPARGRRLIVLLPLLIFLGLAGLFLTQLLSGRDTSEVPSALIGLPAPQTNLPALEGMNLPGLDSKQFAGKVTLVNVFASWCGPCRDEHPVLLALSQDRRFVIAALNYKDQPENARRFLGDLGNPFQAIGVDAAGRAAIDWGVYGVPETFVIGKNGKIAYKHVGPLTPGSAQTLLLPEIEKALAAPG, encoded by the coding sequence ATGAGCATGGAGACCAAAACGCCGGCGCGCGGGCGGCGCCTGATCGTGCTTTTGCCGTTGCTGATTTTCCTCGGGCTGGCGGGGCTGTTCCTGACGCAGCTGCTGTCCGGTCGCGACACGTCGGAAGTGCCATCGGCGCTGATCGGCCTGCCCGCGCCGCAGACCAATCTGCCGGCGCTGGAGGGCATGAATTTGCCGGGGCTCGATTCCAAGCAGTTCGCCGGCAAGGTCACGCTGGTCAACGTCTTTGCGTCCTGGTGCGGGCCATGCCGTGACGAACATCCGGTGCTGCTGGCCCTGTCGCAGGACAGGCGCTTCGTCATTGCCGCGCTCAACTATAAGGACCAGCCGGAAAACGCTCGCCGGTTCCTCGGCGATCTCGGCAACCCGTTCCAGGCGATCGGCGTCGACGCGGCGGGGCGCGCGGCGATCGACTGGGGCGTCTACGGCGTGCCGGAAACCTTCGTCATCGGCAAAAACGGCAAGATCGCCTACAAGCATGTCGGCCCGCTGACGCCAGGCTCGGCGCAGACGCTGCTTTTGCCGGAGATCGAAAAGGCGCTGGCCGCGCCGGGCTGA
- the ccmD gene encoding heme exporter protein CcmD yields MSVHALYVAAAYAITAVVLAGLIGWILLDQRARKRDLAELEASGVRRRSDKAAKP; encoded by the coding sequence ATGAGCGTGCATGCGCTCTATGTGGCCGCTGCCTATGCCATCACGGCCGTGGTTCTGGCCGGGCTGATCGGCTGGATTCTTCTCGACCAGCGGGCACGCAAGAGGGACCTCGCCGAACTGGAAGCGTCCGGCGTGCGGCGACGTTCCGACAAGGCAGCCAAGCCATGA
- the acnA gene encoding aconitate hydratase AcnA — MSKSLDSFNCRRTLTAGGAEYVYYNLIEAEKNGLTGIAQLPYSMKVLLENLLRNEDGRSVTKESIQAVAGWLTDRGTAGVEIAYRPARVLMQDFTGVPAVVDLAAMRDAMASLGGDPQKINPLVPVDLVIDHSVIVDEFGTPLAFARNVELEYERNEERYKFLKWGQQAFRNFRVVPPGTGICHQVNLEYLGQVVWTNTEGGETTAYPDTCVGTDSHTTMINGLGVLGWGVGGIEAEAAMLGQPVSMLLPEVIGFRLTGRLREGVTATDLVLTVTQMLRKKGVVGKFVEFFGPGLSNMTLADRATIGNMAPEYGATCGFFPVDGETIRYLTMSGREENRIALVEAYAKAQGMWRDTGSADPVFTDLLELDLGDVVPSMAGPKRPEGRVALEGIPDGFAKAMETEYRKAAEIDKRYAVEGTNYDLGHGDVVIAAITSCTNTSNPSVLIGAGLLARNANRLGLKQKPWVKTSLAPGSQVVAEYLEKSGLQKELDQIGFNLVGFGCTTCIGNSGPLPAPISKTINDKGLIAAAVLSGNRNFEGRVSPDVQANYLASPPLVVAHALAGTVTKDLTTEPLGEDRDGNPVYLRDIWPSSVEIQEFIEKNVTRELFARKYADVFKGDEYWQNVKAPEGQTYAWDDHSTYVQNPPYFAGMTSGFGTIGDIKGARVLGLFGDKITTDHISPAGSIKAASPAGKYLTDHGVGVADFNQYGTRRGNHEVMMRGTFANIRIRNHMLGENGREGGYTIHYPSKEERSIYDAAMEYKKEGVPLVIFAGVEYGNGSSRDWAAKGTNLLGVRAVIAQSFERIHRSNLVGMGVIPFVFEQGTSWASLNLKGDELVEIDGLSAIKPRQKMVAKITYGDGTVKNIPIICRIDTLDELDYFKNGGILQYVLRDLAA; from the coding sequence GTGTCAAAATCCCTCGATAGTTTCAATTGCCGCCGCACGCTGACCGCTGGTGGCGCCGAGTATGTCTATTACAATCTCATCGAGGCCGAGAAGAACGGCCTCACCGGCATCGCCCAGTTGCCCTATTCGATGAAGGTGCTGCTGGAGAACCTGCTGCGCAACGAGGACGGCCGTTCCGTCACCAAGGAGAGCATCCAGGCGGTCGCCGGCTGGCTGACCGACCGGGGCACTGCCGGCGTCGAGATTGCCTATCGCCCGGCCCGTGTGCTGATGCAGGATTTTACCGGGGTTCCGGCCGTGGTCGACCTGGCCGCCATGCGCGACGCCATGGCTTCGCTCGGCGGCGACCCGCAAAAGATCAATCCGCTGGTGCCGGTCGACCTGGTCATCGACCACTCGGTCATCGTCGATGAATTCGGCACGCCGCTGGCTTTCGCCAGGAATGTCGAGCTTGAGTACGAGCGCAACGAGGAGCGCTACAAATTCCTGAAATGGGGCCAGCAGGCCTTCCGCAATTTCCGCGTCGTGCCGCCCGGCACCGGCATCTGCCACCAGGTCAATCTCGAATATCTCGGCCAGGTCGTGTGGACCAACACTGAAGGCGGCGAAACCACAGCCTATCCCGACACCTGCGTCGGCACCGATTCGCACACCACCATGATCAACGGCCTTGGCGTGCTCGGCTGGGGCGTCGGCGGCATCGAGGCCGAGGCCGCGATGCTCGGCCAGCCCGTCTCCATGCTGTTGCCCGAAGTCATCGGCTTCCGCCTCACCGGCAGACTCAGGGAAGGCGTCACCGCCACCGATCTCGTGCTCACCGTCACCCAGATGCTGCGCAAGAAGGGCGTCGTCGGCAAGTTCGTCGAGTTCTTCGGTCCGGGTCTGTCCAACATGACGCTGGCCGACCGCGCCACCATCGGCAACATGGCGCCCGAATATGGCGCCACCTGCGGCTTCTTCCCCGTCGACGGCGAAACCATCCGCTACCTCACCATGTCCGGCCGCGAGGAAAACCGTATCGCGCTGGTCGAGGCATACGCCAAGGCGCAAGGCATGTGGCGCGATACCGGCTCGGCCGACCCGGTCTTCACCGACCTACTCGAGCTCGATCTCGGCGACGTCGTGCCGTCGATGGCCGGCCCCAAGCGTCCGGAAGGCCGCGTAGCACTTGAAGGCATTCCGGACGGCTTTGCCAAGGCGATGGAGACCGAATACCGGAAGGCCGCCGAAATCGACAAGCGCTACGCCGTCGAAGGCACCAACTATGATCTCGGCCATGGCGATGTCGTGATCGCCGCCATCACCTCCTGCACCAACACCTCGAACCCGAGCGTGCTGATCGGCGCCGGGCTGCTGGCGCGCAACGCCAACCGGCTCGGGCTCAAGCAGAAGCCGTGGGTCAAGACATCGCTGGCGCCGGGCAGCCAGGTCGTCGCCGAATATCTGGAGAAGTCCGGCCTGCAGAAGGAACTCGACCAGATCGGCTTCAACTTGGTCGGCTTCGGCTGCACCACCTGCATCGGCAATTCCGGCCCGTTGCCGGCGCCGATCTCCAAGACCATCAACGACAAGGGCTTGATCGCTGCCGCGGTGCTTTCCGGCAACCGCAATTTCGAAGGCCGCGTCTCGCCGGACGTGCAGGCGAACTACCTCGCTTCGCCGCCGCTGGTCGTCGCCCACGCGCTGGCCGGGACCGTGACCAAGGATCTGACCACCGAGCCGCTCGGCGAGGACCGTGACGGCAATCCGGTCTACCTCCGGGACATCTGGCCGAGCTCGGTTGAGATCCAGGAGTTCATCGAGAAGAACGTGACGCGCGAACTGTTCGCCCGCAAATATGCCGACGTCTTCAAGGGCGACGAATACTGGCAGAACGTCAAGGCGCCGGAAGGCCAGACCTACGCCTGGGACGACCATTCGACCTATGTGCAGAACCCGCCCTACTTCGCCGGCATGACATCAGGCTTCGGCACAATCGGCGACATCAAGGGCGCCCGCGTGCTCGGCCTGTTCGGCGACAAGATCACCACCGACCATATCTCGCCGGCCGGCTCGATCAAGGCGGCCTCGCCGGCCGGCAAGTATCTTACCGACCATGGCGTCGGCGTCGCCGACTTCAACCAGTACGGCACGCGGCGCGGCAATCATGAGGTGATGATGCGCGGCACTTTCGCCAACATCCGCATCCGCAACCACATGCTGGGCGAGAACGGCCGCGAGGGCGGCTACACCATCCACTATCCGTCGAAGGAAGAGAGATCGATCTACGACGCCGCCATGGAGTACAAGAAGGAAGGTGTGCCGCTGGTCATCTTCGCCGGTGTCGAATACGGCAACGGCTCGTCGCGCGACTGGGCGGCCAAGGGCACCAACCTGTTGGGTGTTCGCGCCGTCATTGCTCAGTCGTTCGAGCGCATCCACCGCTCGAACCTGGTCGGCATGGGGGTCATCCCCTTCGTCTTCGAGCAGGGCACCTCATGGGCCTCGCTCAACCTCAAGGGCGACGAACTGGTCGAGATCGACGGACTGAGCGCCATCAAGCCGCGCCAGAAGATGGTCGCGAAAATCACCTATGGCGACGGCACGGTGAAGAACATTCCGATCATCTGCCGCATCGATACGCTGGACGAGCTCGACTACTTCAAGAACGGCGGCATCCTGCAATATGTGCTGCGCGATCTAGCCGCATAG
- the ccmB gene encoding heme exporter protein CcmB, protein MWSLFLRDIRLHIRAGGGALTGVIFFLAVIATIPFGVGPDLNLLARIGPAILWIGALLACLLGLDRLFQADREDGSLDLLVLGDDRQMLALTVLTKCLAHWAGSVLPLVIAAPLLGLFMNMEPIGIGATALTLLVGTPAITFIGAAGAAVAVALPRGGLLISVLVLPLTIPVLIFGVSASHGAVANPDPFLQPFLILAALTLFLAVLGPVAAALALRHGTD, encoded by the coding sequence ATGTGGTCCCTCTTCCTGCGCGATATCCGCCTGCATATCCGGGCCGGCGGCGGGGCGCTGACCGGCGTGATCTTCTTTCTCGCGGTGATCGCCACGATCCCCTTCGGCGTCGGACCGGACCTCAATCTGCTCGCCCGCATCGGCCCGGCGATCCTGTGGATCGGCGCCTTGCTTGCTTGCCTGCTCGGTCTCGACCGATTGTTCCAGGCCGACCGCGAAGACGGCTCGCTCGATCTGCTGGTGCTCGGCGACGACCGGCAGATGCTGGCGCTGACCGTGCTGACGAAATGCCTGGCGCATTGGGCGGGAAGCGTGCTGCCGCTGGTCATCGCGGCACCCTTGCTCGGCCTGTTCATGAATATGGAGCCGATCGGCATCGGCGCCACGGCGCTGACCCTCCTGGTCGGCACGCCGGCGATCACCTTCATCGGGGCGGCCGGTGCGGCGGTGGCGGTGGCGCTGCCGCGCGGCGGGCTGCTGATCTCGGTGCTGGTGTTGCCGCTGACCATTCCCGTGCTGATCTTTGGCGTCTCGGCAAGCCATGGCGCGGTGGCGAACCCCGATCCGTTCCTGCAGCCTTTCCTCATTCTCGCCGCGCTGACCTTGTTTCTTGCCGTGCTGGGGCCGGTTGCGGCAGCATTGGCGCTGCGCCATGGAACGGATTGA
- a CDS encoding DUF2332 domain-containing protein, whose protein sequence is MDEQDMRDHFLAQAKACDGLGSPFTAKLCRALAKVLDANTRTGQAVLGWPGDARADGLSLRLCGTLHALVLTGADERLTQLYPPNQTSEDEIAAVLPEAIARSDERIVAGLAGAPQTNEIARSAMLLPGFLTVARETGLPLDLCEIGASAGLNLLFDSFHYRYGDAEWGDPASPVRLAPEARGRAVPLGGAIDVRHRAGCDIAPVDLADAAARLRLRSYVWADQAARLARLDAGLSLAEKFPPLLVKADAADFVEKALAARQQGGAFVLYHSIMWQYLPLATKDAIIATLEQAGRQATAAAPIARLRMEPRDPTKQWAVLSLTLWPGGETRRLAHCDYHGRWIEWIG, encoded by the coding sequence ATGGATGAACAAGACATGCGCGATCATTTTCTGGCCCAGGCGAAAGCCTGCGATGGACTTGGCTCGCCGTTCACCGCGAAATTATGCCGTGCGCTGGCCAAAGTTCTCGACGCAAACACCAGGACCGGGCAGGCGGTACTCGGCTGGCCGGGCGACGCGCGCGCTGACGGCCTCTCATTGCGGCTCTGCGGCACGCTGCATGCGTTGGTCCTGACGGGTGCGGATGAGCGACTGACACAACTTTATCCGCCCAACCAAACAAGCGAAGATGAGATCGCGGCGGTGCTGCCGGAAGCAATTGCGCGATCCGACGAGCGGATCGTCGCTGGCCTCGCCGGCGCGCCGCAGACCAATGAAATCGCCCGGTCGGCGATGCTGCTGCCTGGATTTCTGACGGTCGCGCGGGAAACCGGCCTGCCGCTGGATCTGTGCGAGATCGGCGCCAGCGCCGGGCTCAATCTCCTGTTCGACAGCTTTCACTATCGCTACGGCGATGCCGAGTGGGGCGACCCGGCCTCCCCCGTCCGGTTGGCGCCGGAGGCGCGCGGCCGCGCTGTTCCGCTTGGTGGAGCGATCGACGTCCGCCATCGCGCCGGCTGCGACATCGCGCCGGTCGATCTCGCCGACGCAGCGGCGCGGTTACGGCTTCGGTCTTATGTCTGGGCCGATCAGGCAGCGCGGCTGGCCCGGCTCGACGCCGGGCTGTCACTTGCCGAGAAATTTCCACCGCTGCTTGTCAAAGCGGACGCGGCGGATTTTGTCGAGAAGGCATTGGCTGCACGGCAGCAGGGCGGCGCCTTCGTGCTCTATCATTCGATCATGTGGCAATACCTGCCGCTGGCGACCAAGGATGCCATCATCGCCACGCTGGAGCAGGCGGGCAGACAGGCCACGGCCGCTGCGCCTATCGCAAGGCTGAGGATGGAGCCGCGCGATCCCACGAAGCAGTGGGCGGTACTCAGCCTCACTCTATGGCCGGGCGGCGAGACGCGCCGTCTGGCCCATTGCGATTACCACGGCCGCTGGATCGAATGGATCGGCTAA
- a CDS encoding DUF1223 domain-containing protein, with product MTPQRPWRLAAFALALSVSAGNALAGNAIAGEADKPQADKASTDQPLGVVELFTSQGCSSCLPADEFFAELAAKENIVALAYHVDYWDYLGWKDTLSRKENTERQYEYMRAFGSRSVYTPQAVINGRSHVKGASRKEVDGALARMESSGQGMRVSIKVSRSSDRVTIDTGDAGTGPSDAHVVIVYFDPPQTIKIGKGENTGRSMTYWNAVSGIQTAGMWHGKAQRYELPMSVISKKGGCAVLLQSVGKDGLPGPILGAALIHKP from the coding sequence ATGACACCTCAAAGACCATGGCGGCTTGCGGCATTTGCGCTGGCCCTCTCGGTGTCTGCCGGCAATGCGCTTGCCGGCAATGCGATTGCCGGCGAGGCCGACAAGCCCCAGGCTGACAAAGCCTCGACTGACCAGCCCTTGGGCGTGGTCGAACTCTTCACCAGCCAAGGTTGCAGTTCCTGCCTGCCGGCCGATGAGTTCTTCGCCGAGCTTGCCGCCAAGGAGAATATCGTCGCGCTCGCCTATCATGTCGACTACTGGGATTATCTCGGCTGGAAGGACACGCTGAGCCGCAAGGAGAACACCGAGCGGCAATATGAGTATATGCGCGCCTTCGGCAGCCGCTCGGTCTATACGCCGCAGGCCGTCATCAATGGCCGCAGCCATGTCAAAGGCGCCAGCCGCAAGGAAGTCGACGGCGCGCTCGCCCGCATGGAGAGTTCAGGCCAAGGCATGCGGGTCAGCATCAAGGTCAGCCGGAGCAGCGACCGCGTCACCATCGACACCGGCGATGCCGGGACCGGCCCCAGCGATGCCCATGTCGTCATCGTCTATTTCGATCCGCCGCAGACGATCAAGATCGGCAAGGGCGAAAACACCGGCCGCAGCATGACCTACTGGAACGCCGTCTCCGGAATCCAGACCGCCGGCATGTGGCACGGCAAGGCGCAGCGCTACGAATTGCCGATGAGCGTGATTTCCAAGAAAGGCGGCTGCGCCGTGCTGCTGCAATCGGTGGGCAAGGACGGCCTGCCGGGTCCCATTCTGGGCGCCGCCTTGATCCACAAGCCTTGA
- the ccmA gene encoding heme ABC exporter ATP-binding protein CcmA, with protein MRLIAENLGGERGGETIFSGIGFALEKGQALIVTGPNGAGKSTLLRVVAGLLPVAAGRLLLEGGGKDFPSVASACHYLGHQNAMKTALSVAENLRFWRDFLGADFLSAEEALETVGLDGIGHLPFGYLSTGQRRRAAIAKLLVSRRPLWLLDEPTAGLDKASEKRFAMLMRKHLEDGGIIVAATHLPLGLGGAKELRMGEAV; from the coding sequence ATGCGGCTGATCGCCGAAAATCTGGGCGGCGAACGCGGCGGCGAGACGATTTTTTCCGGCATCGGTTTTGCCCTGGAAAAAGGCCAGGCGCTGATCGTCACCGGGCCGAACGGCGCGGGGAAATCGACGCTGCTCAGGGTAGTTGCCGGGCTGCTGCCGGTGGCGGCAGGCCGTTTGCTTCTCGAAGGTGGCGGTAAGGATTTTCCGTCGGTCGCCTCGGCCTGCCATTATCTCGGCCACCAGAACGCGATGAAGACGGCGCTGAGCGTGGCGGAAAATCTGCGCTTCTGGCGCGATTTTTTGGGCGCGGATTTTTTGAGCGCTGAAGAGGCGCTGGAAACGGTCGGGCTTGATGGTATCGGCCATCTGCCGTTCGGCTATCTCTCCACCGGGCAACGCCGCCGCGCGGCGATCGCAAAATTGCTGGTCAGCCGGCGACCGCTGTGGCTGCTCGACGAGCCGACGGCCGGGCTGGACAAGGCTTCGGAAAAGCGATTCGCCATGCTGATGCGGAAGCATCTTGAAGACGGGGGCATCATCGTCGCGGCGACGCATCTGCCGCTGGGGCTTGGGGGGGCGAAGGAATTGAGGATGGGGGAGGCCGTTTGA